In Gossypium hirsutum isolate 1008001.06 chromosome D06, Gossypium_hirsutum_v2.1, whole genome shotgun sequence, one genomic interval encodes:
- the LOC107901694 gene encoding zinc finger BED domain-containing protein DAYSLEEPER, whose protein sequence is METAIIPVTPITPTDNNDLVSSEVQPNKRRRKKSIVWDHFTVETVGDGCIRACCNQCKKSFAYITGSKLAGTSHLKRHIALGICPVSRQRNQQASDTKTANATYEPRKRQRATPGFANIPFNQERCNHEIAKMIIMHEYPLHIVEHPGFIDFARTLQPQFNMVSFNTIQGDCVAMYLNEKQRLLNFINEIPGRISLTLDLRISNQTVGYVFITGQFIDMEWNLHRCLLNVVMVPSSDSDCALQQAVVSCLSDWHLENRLFTLGLDQSFSNVNINQNLRALFSVRNPYMLHGQFLIGNCFARVLSLLAQEALWSVGETVKKIRDSVKFVKTSDTHEETFFGLKEQLKVPSMKDIFIDDQTKWNTTYDMLAAACELKQVFLCLETSIPDYNIAPSMDDWKQIEILCTYLKLFFDAVSILTGPTYPNASAFYHEVSKVQLELTHAAMSNDPFISNLTKPLKEKFDRYWSDCFLVLAIAVVMDPRFKMKLVEFSFSRIYGDDAGMWIKIVDDGIHELYLEYIAQALPPPETFVEERNGSIIPEQNGGVILKTEPPEDGYLHEEGYLQEEQTHEAAPQEVSHHEVAHQEDSHHDVAHRELSDQEVDSQEITHQEEASQEVPSQDPLISIGDGLSDFEVYISEISGSHQMKSELDQYLEESLLPRVQDFDILGWWKLNKTKYPTLSRMASDILSMPFSTVGPDSVFDTERKKMDNYHSSLRPVTLEALICAKDWLQYGGLSQSCDGNVKMEF, encoded by the coding sequence ATGGAGACTGCAATCATTCCGGTTACACCTATTACTCCTACAGACAACAATGACCTTGTTAGTTCCGAAGTACAGCCCAATAAACGCAGGAGGAAGAAGTCTATTGTCTGGGATCATTTCACTGTGGAGACCGTAGGAGATGGATGTATCAGGGCCTGCTGTAATCAATGCAAGAAATCTTTTGCTTACATTACTGGTTCAAAGCTAGCTGGAACTAGCCACCTCAAGAGACACATTGCCTTAGGAATCTGCCCGGTAAGCCGTCAGAGGAATCAACAGGCATCAGACACTAAAACTGCTAATGCCACATACGAACCAAGAAAAAGACAACGAGCAACTCCTGGATTTGCTAACATCCCTTTTAACCAGGAACGCTGCAACCATGAGATAGCTAAGATGATCATAATGCACGAGTATCCCCTCCACATTGTGGAACACCCTGGCTTTATTGATTTTGCTCGGACTCTTCAACCTCAGTTTAATATGGTGAGTTTCAATACTATTCAAGGAGATTGTGTTGCCATGTACCTGAATGAGAAGCAAAGGCTTCTCAATTTTATCAATGAAATTCCAGGAAGGATAAGCCTTACGCTAGATTTACGTATTTCAAATCAAACTGTGGGCTATGTTTTCATAACAGGACAGTTCATTGATATGGAATGGAATTTGCACCGCTGCCTGCTTAATGTAGTCATGGTACCTTCTTCTGATTCAGACTGTGCCTTACAGCAAGCTGTTGTGTCTTGCCTATCAGATTGGCATTTGGAGAATCGGCTATTTACACTTGGTCTTGATCAGTCCTTCTCAAATGTTAACATAAATCAAAACCTAAGAGCTCTATTTTCTGTGAGGAACCCTTATATGCTGCATGGTCAGTTCTTGATTGGAAATTGCTTTGCTCGTGTTTTAAGTCTTCTTGCACAAGAGGCACTATGGTCTGTGGGGGAAACAGTGAAGAAAATTCGGGATAGTGTTAAGTTTGTGAAAACTTCAGATACTCATGAAGAGACATTTTTTGGACTGAAGGAACAACTTAAAGTCCCCAGCATGAAAGACATATTCATTGATGACCAAACAAAATGGAACACAACATATGACATGTTGGCTGCCGCCTGTGAACTAAAGCAAGTATTTCTTTGCTTGGAAACCTCTATTCCTGATTATAACATAGCCCCGTCAATGGATGATTGGAAGCAGATAGAAATTCTCTGCACATACTTGAAGCTTTTCTTTGATGCTGTCAGCATTTTAACTGGCCCAACATACCCGAATGCCAGTGCATTCTACCATGAAGTGTCAAAAGTTCAGTTGGAGTTGACACATGCAGCAATGAGCAATGACCCCTTCATCAGCAACTTGACCAAGCCTTTGAAGGAGAAGTTTGATAGATACTGGAGCGACTGCTTCTTAGTTTTGGCTATTGCCGTGGTAATGGATCCTAGATTCAAAATGAAACTTGTTGAATTTAGCTTCTCTAGGATATATGGTGATGATGCTGGAATGTGGATTAAGATTGTTGATGATGGGATTCATGAGCTCTACCTTGAATATATTGCACAAGCACTTCCTCCACCTGAAACATTTGTTGAAGAACGGAATGGGAGCATCATCCCAGAACAGAATGGGGGTGTCATCCTCAAAACTGAACCCCCTGAAGACGGATACCTACATGAAGAAGGATACCTTCAAGAGGAACAAACTCATGAAGCAGCTCCTCAGGAGGTATCCCATCATGAAGTAGCTCATCAAGAAGATTCCCATCACGATGTTGCTCATCGAGAACTATCCGATCAAGAAGTAGACAGTCAAGAAATAACCCATCAGGAAGAAGCCTCTCAAGAGGTACCTTCTCAAGACCCCCTTATTTCCATTGGAGATGGACTTTCAGATTTCGAGGTCTATATCTCTGAGATCAGTGGTAGCCATCAGATGAAATCAGAACTGGATCAATATCTTGAAGAGTCCCTTTTGCCTCGGGTACAAGATTTTGATATCTTGGGCTGGTGGAAATTAAACAAGACAAAGTATCCTACACTTTCGAGGATGGCTTCTGACATTTTGTCAATGCCGTTTTCCACCGTTGGTCCTGATTCTGTTTTTGACACAGAGAGAAAAAAGATGGATAACTACCACAGTTCATTACGTCCTGTGACACTTGAAGCTCTCATCTGTGCTAAGGACTGGCTCCAGTATGGGGGACTATCCCAGAGTTGTGATGGAAATGTGAAGATGGAATTCTAA